The following are from one region of the Oryzias latipes chromosome 12, ASM223467v1 genome:
- the nln gene encoding neurolysin, mitochondrial isoform X2, whose amino-acid sequence MRQTAHARFSKHCDRMTIPHDSVTSSRDCCQAARTRNTLKWDLTPEEIRSMTDTLMVRVQKVYDEVGSLNVENVSVENTLKVLADVRLDYASSRHVLDFPQYVSPRKDVRSASTEADKKLCDFDVEISMREDVFKRITALQKKHLSHLSGEEKRFLDRLVTLGQRKGLHLPKDTQEEIKRSSKLISELSIEFNKNLNEDITSLVFSEWELGGLADSYLNGLERTAEGRYKVTLEYPHYFPLMKRCHNPETRRKMETAFHSRCKEANTAILEQLIQLRAKVADLLGYGSHADYVLEMNMAKTASRVSEFIDAFYQRLKPVGIKERKYILALKKRECLMKGLKFDGQINAWDLPYYMNQVEQCKFAVNKDKLIEYFPLEVVTEGLFGIYQELLGLTFTQVEHGGDVWHENVKLYSACDSETGEQVGQFYLDLHPREGKYGHAACFGLQPGCRGPDGKRRLPVAAMVANFTKPSKGWPSLLQHHEVETYFHEFGHVMHEICSKTTFSEFSGTQVETDFVEVPSQMLENWVWEKEPLRRMSRHYKDGTPIPDELLDKLIASRVANTGLMNLRQVVLSKVDQTLHSSKSADTAEVFAKIHQDILGVPATPGTNMTASFSHLAGGYDGQYYSYLWSEVFSMDIFFSRFKKEGIMNPKVGKEYRKVVLEAGGSVDGMEMLKSFLRREPQQEAFFECKGLIRSEGAQTM is encoded by the exons GTTCTCTAAGCACTGTGACAGAATGACCATCCCACATGACTCAGTAACGTCATCCAGAGACTGCTGTCAGGCTGCCAGGACCAGAAACACCCTAAAGTGGGACCTGACTCCGGAGGAGATCAGATCCATGACAGACACTCTGATGGTCAGAGTTCAGAAGGTGTACGATGAGGTCGGATCTCTGAACGTGGAGAACGTCTCAGTTGAAAACACTCTGAAGGTGCTGGCGGATGTCAGGCTGGATTATGCAT CGTCACGGCACGTCCTCGACTTCCCTCAGTACGTAAGTCCTCGTAAGGACGTGCGCTCGGCGAGCACAGAGGCAGACAAGAAGCTGTGTGACTTTGATGTAGAGATCAGCATGAGGGAAGATGTTTTCAAACGGATCACTGCCTTACAG aaaaaacatcTCAGCCATCTTTCTGGGGAAGAGAAGAGATTCTTGGACAGACTTGTTACGTTGGGTCAGAGGAAAGGGCTGCATCTTCCAAAGGATACACAGGAG gaaaTAAAAAGAAGCTCTAAGCTCATCAGTGAGCTCTCCATAGAGTTCAACAAGAACCTGAATGAGGACATCACCTCTCTAGTGTTTTCTGAGTGGGAACTGG GTGGGCTCGCCGACAGCTACCTCAACGGCCTGGAGAGGACGGCAGAGGGCCGCTACAAGGTGACGCTGGAATATCCTCATTACTTCCCGTTGATGAAGAGGTGTCACAACCCTGAGACCAGGAGGAAGATGGAAACGGCTTTTCACAGCAGGTGTAAAGAG gCGAACACGGCGATCCTCGAACAGCTGATACAACTCAGGGCAAAGGTCGCAGACCTACTGGGTTACGGCAGCCACGCGGACTATGTGCTGGAGATGAACATGGCCAAAACCGCAAGCAGGGTGTCCGAGTTTATCG ATGCTTTCTACCAGCGGCTGAAGCCCGTGGGAATCAAGGAGAGGAAATACATTTTGGCTCTGAAGAAGAGGGAGTGCTTGATGAAGGGCCTTAAGTTTGACGGGCAGATCAACGCCTGGGATTTACCCTACTACATGAACCAAGTGGAGCAGTGCAAGTTTGCCGTGAACAAGGACAAGCTGATCGAGTACTTCCCACTGGAGGTGGTGACAGAAGGGCTGTTTGGCATCTACCAGGAGCTGCTGGGCCTCACCTTCACTCAGGTGGAGCACGGCGGTGACGTGTGGCATGAAAATGTGAAGCTCTACTCCGCTTGCGACTCTGAGACGGGGGAGCAGGTTGGCCAGTTTTACCTGGACCTTCATCCAAG GGAAGGGAAGTACGGCCATGCTGCTTGCTTTGGCCTGCAGCCGGGATGCAGAGGCCCCGATGGGAAGCGAAGGCTTCCGGTAGCAGCTATGGTGGCAAATTTTACCAAACCGAGCAAAGGCTGGCCGTCTCTCCTCCAGCATCATGAAGTGGAGACGTACTTTCACGAGTTTGGTCACGTCATGCATGAAATCTGCTCCAAG ACCACGTTTTCAGAATTCAGTGGAACTCAGGTGGAGACGGACTTTGTGGAGGTTCCCTCTCAAATGCTGGAGAACTGGGTTTGGGAGAAGGAGCCTCTGAGGCGCATGTCTCGCCACTACAAAGACGGGACGCCCATCCCGGACGAACTGCTGGACAAACTCATCGCTTCCAGGGTAGCCAACACAG GCCTGATGAATCTGCGTCAGGTGGTCCTCAGTAAAGTGGACCAGACACTTCACTCCAGTAAAAGTGCAGACACAGCGGAGGTGTTTGCAAAGATCCACCAGGACATCCTGGGGGTTCCAGCTACTCCAG GTACCAACATGACGGCCAGTTTCAGCCACTTGGCTGGAGGATATGACGGTCAGTACTACAGCTATCTGTGGAGCGAAGTTTTCTccatggacatttttttcagtcgTTTCAAGAAGGAAGGTATTATGAATCCAAAG GTCGGAAAGGAGTACAGGAAGGTGGTTTTGGAGGCCGGGGGATCTGTGGATGGAATGGAGATGCTGAAGTCCTTCCTCAGACGTGAACCTCAGCAGGAGGCCTTCTTCGAGTGCAAGGGACTCATTAGGTCAGAAGGAGCACAAACCATGTAA
- the nln gene encoding neurolysin, mitochondrial isoform X3, whose translation MTIPHDSVTSSRDCCQAARTRNTLKWDLTPEEIRSMTDTLMVRVQKVYDEVGSLNVENVSVENTLKVLADVRLDYASSRHVLDFPQYVSPRKDVRSASTEADKKLCDFDVEISMREDVFKRITALQKKHLSHLSGEEKRFLDRLVTLGQRKGLHLPKDTQEEIKRSSKLISELSIEFNKNLNEDITSLVFSEWELGGLADSYLNGLERTAEGRYKVTLEYPHYFPLMKRCHNPETRRKMETAFHSRCKEANTAILEQLIQLRAKVADLLGYGSHADYVLEMNMAKTASRVSEFIDAFYQRLKPVGIKERKYILALKKRECLMKGLKFDGQINAWDLPYYMNQVEQCKFAVNKDKLIEYFPLEVVTEGLFGIYQELLGLTFTQVEHGGDVWHENVKLYSACDSETGEQVGQFYLDLHPREGKYGHAACFGLQPGCRGPDGKRRLPVAAMVANFTKPSKGWPSLLQHHEVETYFHEFGHVMHEICSKTTFSEFSGTQVETDFVEVPSQMLENWVWEKEPLRRMSRHYKDGTPIPDELLDKLIASRVANTGLMNLRQVVLSKVDQTLHSSKSADTAEVFAKIHQDILGVPATPGTNMTASFSHLAGGYDGQYYSYLWSEVFSMDIFFSRFKKEGIMNPKVGKEYRKVVLEAGGSVDGMEMLKSFLRREPQQEAFFECKGLIRSEGAQTM comes from the exons ATGACCATCCCACATGACTCAGTAACGTCATCCAGAGACTGCTGTCAGGCTGCCAGGACCAGAAACACCCTAAAGTGGGACCTGACTCCGGAGGAGATCAGATCCATGACAGACACTCTGATGGTCAGAGTTCAGAAGGTGTACGATGAGGTCGGATCTCTGAACGTGGAGAACGTCTCAGTTGAAAACACTCTGAAGGTGCTGGCGGATGTCAGGCTGGATTATGCAT CGTCACGGCACGTCCTCGACTTCCCTCAGTACGTAAGTCCTCGTAAGGACGTGCGCTCGGCGAGCACAGAGGCAGACAAGAAGCTGTGTGACTTTGATGTAGAGATCAGCATGAGGGAAGATGTTTTCAAACGGATCACTGCCTTACAG aaaaaacatcTCAGCCATCTTTCTGGGGAAGAGAAGAGATTCTTGGACAGACTTGTTACGTTGGGTCAGAGGAAAGGGCTGCATCTTCCAAAGGATACACAGGAG gaaaTAAAAAGAAGCTCTAAGCTCATCAGTGAGCTCTCCATAGAGTTCAACAAGAACCTGAATGAGGACATCACCTCTCTAGTGTTTTCTGAGTGGGAACTGG GTGGGCTCGCCGACAGCTACCTCAACGGCCTGGAGAGGACGGCAGAGGGCCGCTACAAGGTGACGCTGGAATATCCTCATTACTTCCCGTTGATGAAGAGGTGTCACAACCCTGAGACCAGGAGGAAGATGGAAACGGCTTTTCACAGCAGGTGTAAAGAG gCGAACACGGCGATCCTCGAACAGCTGATACAACTCAGGGCAAAGGTCGCAGACCTACTGGGTTACGGCAGCCACGCGGACTATGTGCTGGAGATGAACATGGCCAAAACCGCAAGCAGGGTGTCCGAGTTTATCG ATGCTTTCTACCAGCGGCTGAAGCCCGTGGGAATCAAGGAGAGGAAATACATTTTGGCTCTGAAGAAGAGGGAGTGCTTGATGAAGGGCCTTAAGTTTGACGGGCAGATCAACGCCTGGGATTTACCCTACTACATGAACCAAGTGGAGCAGTGCAAGTTTGCCGTGAACAAGGACAAGCTGATCGAGTACTTCCCACTGGAGGTGGTGACAGAAGGGCTGTTTGGCATCTACCAGGAGCTGCTGGGCCTCACCTTCACTCAGGTGGAGCACGGCGGTGACGTGTGGCATGAAAATGTGAAGCTCTACTCCGCTTGCGACTCTGAGACGGGGGAGCAGGTTGGCCAGTTTTACCTGGACCTTCATCCAAG GGAAGGGAAGTACGGCCATGCTGCTTGCTTTGGCCTGCAGCCGGGATGCAGAGGCCCCGATGGGAAGCGAAGGCTTCCGGTAGCAGCTATGGTGGCAAATTTTACCAAACCGAGCAAAGGCTGGCCGTCTCTCCTCCAGCATCATGAAGTGGAGACGTACTTTCACGAGTTTGGTCACGTCATGCATGAAATCTGCTCCAAG ACCACGTTTTCAGAATTCAGTGGAACTCAGGTGGAGACGGACTTTGTGGAGGTTCCCTCTCAAATGCTGGAGAACTGGGTTTGGGAGAAGGAGCCTCTGAGGCGCATGTCTCGCCACTACAAAGACGGGACGCCCATCCCGGACGAACTGCTGGACAAACTCATCGCTTCCAGGGTAGCCAACACAG GCCTGATGAATCTGCGTCAGGTGGTCCTCAGTAAAGTGGACCAGACACTTCACTCCAGTAAAAGTGCAGACACAGCGGAGGTGTTTGCAAAGATCCACCAGGACATCCTGGGGGTTCCAGCTACTCCAG GTACCAACATGACGGCCAGTTTCAGCCACTTGGCTGGAGGATATGACGGTCAGTACTACAGCTATCTGTGGAGCGAAGTTTTCTccatggacatttttttcagtcgTTTCAAGAAGGAAGGTATTATGAATCCAAAG GTCGGAAAGGAGTACAGGAAGGTGGTTTTGGAGGCCGGGGGATCTGTGGATGGAATGGAGATGCTGAAGTCCTTCCTCAGACGTGAACCTCAGCAGGAGGCCTTCTTCGAGTGCAAGGGACTCATTAGGTCAGAAGGAGCACAAACCATGTAA
- the nln gene encoding neurolysin, mitochondrial isoform X1, which yields MCALRVVFCRTLRRFSKHCDRMTIPHDSVTSSRDCCQAARTRNTLKWDLTPEEIRSMTDTLMVRVQKVYDEVGSLNVENVSVENTLKVLADVRLDYASSRHVLDFPQYVSPRKDVRSASTEADKKLCDFDVEISMREDVFKRITALQKKHLSHLSGEEKRFLDRLVTLGQRKGLHLPKDTQEEIKRSSKLISELSIEFNKNLNEDITSLVFSEWELGGLADSYLNGLERTAEGRYKVTLEYPHYFPLMKRCHNPETRRKMETAFHSRCKEANTAILEQLIQLRAKVADLLGYGSHADYVLEMNMAKTASRVSEFIDAFYQRLKPVGIKERKYILALKKRECLMKGLKFDGQINAWDLPYYMNQVEQCKFAVNKDKLIEYFPLEVVTEGLFGIYQELLGLTFTQVEHGGDVWHENVKLYSACDSETGEQVGQFYLDLHPREGKYGHAACFGLQPGCRGPDGKRRLPVAAMVANFTKPSKGWPSLLQHHEVETYFHEFGHVMHEICSKTTFSEFSGTQVETDFVEVPSQMLENWVWEKEPLRRMSRHYKDGTPIPDELLDKLIASRVANTGLMNLRQVVLSKVDQTLHSSKSADTAEVFAKIHQDILGVPATPGTNMTASFSHLAGGYDGQYYSYLWSEVFSMDIFFSRFKKEGIMNPKVGKEYRKVVLEAGGSVDGMEMLKSFLRREPQQEAFFECKGLIRSEGAQTM from the exons G GTTCTCTAAGCACTGTGACAGAATGACCATCCCACATGACTCAGTAACGTCATCCAGAGACTGCTGTCAGGCTGCCAGGACCAGAAACACCCTAAAGTGGGACCTGACTCCGGAGGAGATCAGATCCATGACAGACACTCTGATGGTCAGAGTTCAGAAGGTGTACGATGAGGTCGGATCTCTGAACGTGGAGAACGTCTCAGTTGAAAACACTCTGAAGGTGCTGGCGGATGTCAGGCTGGATTATGCAT CGTCACGGCACGTCCTCGACTTCCCTCAGTACGTAAGTCCTCGTAAGGACGTGCGCTCGGCGAGCACAGAGGCAGACAAGAAGCTGTGTGACTTTGATGTAGAGATCAGCATGAGGGAAGATGTTTTCAAACGGATCACTGCCTTACAG aaaaaacatcTCAGCCATCTTTCTGGGGAAGAGAAGAGATTCTTGGACAGACTTGTTACGTTGGGTCAGAGGAAAGGGCTGCATCTTCCAAAGGATACACAGGAG gaaaTAAAAAGAAGCTCTAAGCTCATCAGTGAGCTCTCCATAGAGTTCAACAAGAACCTGAATGAGGACATCACCTCTCTAGTGTTTTCTGAGTGGGAACTGG GTGGGCTCGCCGACAGCTACCTCAACGGCCTGGAGAGGACGGCAGAGGGCCGCTACAAGGTGACGCTGGAATATCCTCATTACTTCCCGTTGATGAAGAGGTGTCACAACCCTGAGACCAGGAGGAAGATGGAAACGGCTTTTCACAGCAGGTGTAAAGAG gCGAACACGGCGATCCTCGAACAGCTGATACAACTCAGGGCAAAGGTCGCAGACCTACTGGGTTACGGCAGCCACGCGGACTATGTGCTGGAGATGAACATGGCCAAAACCGCAAGCAGGGTGTCCGAGTTTATCG ATGCTTTCTACCAGCGGCTGAAGCCCGTGGGAATCAAGGAGAGGAAATACATTTTGGCTCTGAAGAAGAGGGAGTGCTTGATGAAGGGCCTTAAGTTTGACGGGCAGATCAACGCCTGGGATTTACCCTACTACATGAACCAAGTGGAGCAGTGCAAGTTTGCCGTGAACAAGGACAAGCTGATCGAGTACTTCCCACTGGAGGTGGTGACAGAAGGGCTGTTTGGCATCTACCAGGAGCTGCTGGGCCTCACCTTCACTCAGGTGGAGCACGGCGGTGACGTGTGGCATGAAAATGTGAAGCTCTACTCCGCTTGCGACTCTGAGACGGGGGAGCAGGTTGGCCAGTTTTACCTGGACCTTCATCCAAG GGAAGGGAAGTACGGCCATGCTGCTTGCTTTGGCCTGCAGCCGGGATGCAGAGGCCCCGATGGGAAGCGAAGGCTTCCGGTAGCAGCTATGGTGGCAAATTTTACCAAACCGAGCAAAGGCTGGCCGTCTCTCCTCCAGCATCATGAAGTGGAGACGTACTTTCACGAGTTTGGTCACGTCATGCATGAAATCTGCTCCAAG ACCACGTTTTCAGAATTCAGTGGAACTCAGGTGGAGACGGACTTTGTGGAGGTTCCCTCTCAAATGCTGGAGAACTGGGTTTGGGAGAAGGAGCCTCTGAGGCGCATGTCTCGCCACTACAAAGACGGGACGCCCATCCCGGACGAACTGCTGGACAAACTCATCGCTTCCAGGGTAGCCAACACAG GCCTGATGAATCTGCGTCAGGTGGTCCTCAGTAAAGTGGACCAGACACTTCACTCCAGTAAAAGTGCAGACACAGCGGAGGTGTTTGCAAAGATCCACCAGGACATCCTGGGGGTTCCAGCTACTCCAG GTACCAACATGACGGCCAGTTTCAGCCACTTGGCTGGAGGATATGACGGTCAGTACTACAGCTATCTGTGGAGCGAAGTTTTCTccatggacatttttttcagtcgTTTCAAGAAGGAAGGTATTATGAATCCAAAG GTCGGAAAGGAGTACAGGAAGGTGGTTTTGGAGGCCGGGGGATCTGTGGATGGAATGGAGATGCTGAAGTCCTTCCTCAGACGTGAACCTCAGCAGGAGGCCTTCTTCGAGTGCAAGGGACTCATTAGGTCAGAAGGAGCACAAACCATGTAA